One Plasmodium berghei ANKA genome assembly, chromosome: 13 genomic region harbors:
- a CDS encoding splicing factor U2AF large subunit, putative, with the protein MFRKVGNYFNSKTNETKNEVISNSTELNNKNDDTNNAEHENLNKSDNKLNDDTKDSNSDNKKNSSDQINENEEKSSILDKKTNADFQEKIKIIKEKLKSNEFRNEKESDDKDKGSNKDISRGRNKDKERSRDNDKDRRRHKELPSSDDEIHSSKRKRRSKERRRDKSVERRRRNKSKERSRGRSRYKRSKDDSRNISNSRSDSDHERNHYHKSKKSKKYKSSWDNSDKNYSDDSTKERKKNTRDKNDISMPEEDTKKENKEIKPKKKKSKWDTVDESLLKNNILIDSNNLSGVLQYQRLGLNGNLLQGNKGSQLSRNSYELEGDKKQRKLYIGNLPPNSKQEEIVEFFNNTISSIIKGSSLEVKIGDVQLLPVVKCEIFNADSRFCFLEFRTMDITWLCLKLDSMSYNNYCLRINRPHDYMPPPEGDPALTVVFPDIDMGLLESFKPPKIAPVRSTGDDDNKLYIQNLPHDLKDDQIMDLLGQFGKLKGFNIIKDLNTGLNKGYGFFEYEDSSCTQVAIHALNGFVCGKNILNVKKATFNKNSNNAPNSNNIVLANNVDVPVSLLPNSISQKILSNSIIGLQIQASRKIGEKSSRVIQLTNAVFQEDLIIDSQYDEILKDVKEEAEKYGPLQSIVIPKPNTDLSYTEGVGKIFLHYVDETAARKAQYMFNGRLFEKRVVCASFYSEEKFLKGKYVLS; encoded by the coding sequence atgtttagaAAAGTAGGTAACTATTTTAATAGCAAAACaaatgaaacaaaaaatgaagttATTAGTAACTCAACGGAattaaacaataaaaatgatgatacTAACAATGCCGAACATGAAAACCTAAATAAATctgataataaattaaatgacGATACTAAAGATAGCAAtagtgataataaaaaaaatagttctgaccaaataaatgaaaatgaagaaaaaagcAGCATATTagacaaaaaaacaaatgcAGATTTtcaagaaaaaattaaaattattaaagaaaaattaaaatcaAATGAATTTAGAAATGAGAAAGAAAGTGATGATAAAGATAAGGGAAGTAATAAGGACATAAGTAGGGGACGGAATAAGGACAAAGAAAGAAGCAGAGACAATGATAAAGATAGGCGAAGGCACAAAGAGTTGCCAAGTAGTGATGATGAAATACATTCGTccaaaagaaaaagaagaagTAAAGAAAGGAGGAGAGATAAAAGTGTAGaaagaagaagaagaaataaaagtaaaGAAAGAAGCAGAGGGAGAAGTAGATATAAAAGAAGCAAAGATGATAGTAGGAATATAAGTAATAGTAGGAGTGATAGTGATCATGAACGGAATCATTATcataaatcaaaaaaaagcaaaaaatataaaagctCGTGGGATAATAGTGATAAGAATTATTCTGATGACAGCACAAAagagagaaaaaaaaatacacgtgataaaaatgatatatcaATGCCAGAAGAAGATactaaaaaagaaaataaagaaataaaacctaaaaaaaaaaaatccaaATGGGATACGGTTGATGAAAGtttactaaaaaataatattttaatagaTAGTAATAACTTAAGTGGTGTATTACAATATCAGCGTCTAGGCTTAAATGGAAATTTATTACAAGGTAATAAAGGATCACAGTTAAGTAGAAATTCATATGAATTAGAAGGAGATAAAAAGCAGAggaaattatatataggtAATTTACCTCCTAATTCTAAGCAAGAAGAAATAGTagaattttttaacaacACTATATCTTCAATAATAAAAGGCTCAAGTTTAGAAGTAAAAATTGGAGATGTTCAATTATTACCAGTAGTAAAAtgtgaaatatttaatgcAGATTCTAGATTCTGTTTTCTAGAATTTAGAACAATGGATATTACATGGTTATGCTTAAAATTAGATTCAATGtcttataataattattgttTGCGAATAAATAGGCCCCATGATTATATGCCTCCCCCTGAAGGGGACCCCGCTTTAACAGTTGTATTCCCAGATATTGATATGGGATTACTTGAAAGTTTTAAGCCACCTAAAATAGCACCAGTAAGAAGTACAGGagatgatgataataaattatacataCAAAATTTACCACATGATTTAAAAGATGATCAAATAATGGATCTATTAGGGCAATTTGGAAAATTAAAAggatttaatattattaaagaTCTAAATACTGGATTAAATAAAGGTTATggtttttttgaatatgaAGATAGTAGTTGCACACAAGTTGCTATACACGCTTTAAATGGTTTTGTATGTGGAAAAAACATTCTTAATGTTAAAAAAGCGacttttaataaaaattcaaataatgcccccaattcaaataatatagttTTAGCTAATAACGTAGACGTCCCTGTCTCATTATTACCAAATTCTATTTctcaaaaaattttaagtaATTCAATAATAGGTTTACAAATTCAAGCGTCCAGAAAGATTGGAGAAAAGTCATCAAGAGTAATTCAGCTAACTAATGCTGTATTCCAAGAGGATTTAATTATTGATAGCCAATATGAcgaaatattaaaagatgTAAAAGAAGAAGCTGAAAAATATGGACCTTTACAAAGTATTGTAATCCCAAAGCCTAACACCGATTTATCTTATACAGAAGGAGtaggaaaaatatttcttcattatgTTGACGAAACAGCTGCAAGAAAAGCTcaatatatgtttaatgGCCGACTATTTGAAAAACGAGTGGTTTGCGCTTCTTTTTATTCGGAAGAAAAGTTTTTGAAGGGAAAATATGTCTTATCATAA